From the genome of Setaria viridis chromosome 1, Setaria_viridis_v4.0, whole genome shotgun sequence:
CGCTAATCTGTAATTCAGTCAGTGCTATTTTTGTCCCCCTCCGTTGTTCATCTTGCTGGATgtatgttgatgatgatgatatggcccTGTTGTTGTTGAAAAATATGTTTGAGGGGGACTGTAGCGTTTCCCTGCCCCCTGTTGTATGGAAGATTACGAATTTGCAGCGATTTTCTCGCAAAGAGGAAGCTCAATGCACATGCTTGTTTGTTCCACCTCTTCTGCTGCTGTTGATTACCTCCATTCCTTGTCTCAAGTCTTCTGCTTGAGTATCTTATGTGTACCAATAGTGTATTTTTCCCATGCTTCATGTTTCCAAGGGAATCTTGGGGAGACGTTTTGGTCCTCACTAGCACTGTATTACATTGTCTTCTCCAAGCCGGCTACAGCCTTTCACGTCTTCACGATCAGCTATTttgattgatgatgatggaCAGCGTCGATCTTGGCTTATAAATTTGTCACTGCACTCCATCCACCTCCCTGTATcccttttctattttcttttgcgTTAAAGACTTAAAGGATTAGATGCTTCATTAAAATCATTCTATTCGATCTATCCACTAAAACTAAAAAGTGTTCGCATTGATTCTCCAGCTTTTATCTTCGTCATATCCTCCTCACTTCTGGTCATTTGCGCCGTCCTTTTCTTTGTTAAATTCATTTTAggcttgtttagttgctcaactttggagatgcaaaatcaatgttgtagcactgtagcacactgtagtgtttcgtttgtatttgtgaattattgtccaaatattgactaattaggctcaagagattcgtctcgcaaagtacaacaaaactgtataattagtttttgattttgtttacatttagtactctaccgcaagtttaatgtgatggggaattttctttttgcatagtatcaaagttgagAGTTTTGGGGACTAAACAAGCCCTTAGTTGATGAGTATCCAGGAATTTATACCTTTTTTAAGGACCCAACTATTTTTATATATCTCGTAAGATACACAATTTATGCCACTTGGAGTTCAAGGCAAAATGAAACTGGTCAATCAGCGGGTCAAATCCTCTTCTGTCTGCTGACTAAATAAAGCGGTCTCTCTGTCTCCTCCATGTGGGCCTACCTTGCAAACTGCAGGGTGCTGGGCACCACGGGCCCACATAAAAGCTCCCGCCCGAACGATTTCGAAATTTGAAACGCCCCTTCCCCCAAATCTCAAATCAATCGACCATTCCCAAATCCAAATCAAGGCGACCTTTCCTCTTGTCCAGTCTCCCCCGAATCCCCACCCCCgcacccccaaaccctagccctgCATCGCCACCCCCGCCATGTCCTCCCGCCTCaaggaccgcggcggcggcggcgctaagGCCGCGGCCTCGCGCCCGCTCACCCCCAAGCCCTTCTCCATCTCTTCGTCTGCCCGGCGcacgaccgccgccgcggccggcaaGGAGAACTCCGCGTCCAAGCCGGCCAAGCCCACCTCCGCCGTGCGGTGGTCCACGTCGTCGCTCCCGCGGGCCAGCAGGATCCAGAGCTCGGTGGAGTCCTCCAAGCTCGTCTCCACACTCAGGGCTCCCGTGCTGCCGGGGAGGGCTTCCATCGGGAAGGACCCCGTGCCGGACGCGGGCTTGCGGCGAAGCGTGAGCGGTGGGATCAGGTCTTCTTCCGTAGAGAAAGGGAGGAGGTCGGTAAGTGCTGTTGGATCCAGGGCCTCGGAGGCTAGGAGAGGGAGTGGTGGTGTTGGAAGTGATGAGATTAGCAGGAGACGGGAGGGGGTTGATGCGAAGTCCAAGGGGTTGGATGGGATCAGTAGGAGAAGGGACGACCTTGATGCCAAGGCAAAACAAACTGGTGAGATTGATAGGAAAAGGGATAGCTTTGATGCAAAGGCCAAGCAGGTCAGCGGGAAAAGAGATGGCTTTGGTGCGCATGTGGCGAAGCAACGTGATGAGATAAAAGGAAAAACAGAGATCTGTGGTGCTAATATGAAGAGGCAGAGTGAAGAGATTGGTGGAAGAAGAGAGGGCTCTGATTCAAAGGCAAAGGCAGGTGAAGAAATCAGTGGGAGGAAAGAGGGGCTCAATATCAAATTGGTAAAGGAGATCCCTGGAGAAAATGCTGATTCAGGAGAAGCTTCTTCCAATGCTGCAGATTTTTCTGCTACCCAGAAGGATGATGAAGAAGGAAATGGTTCTGTCATCCCAGTGTTCACTGTCCATGTGGTGGACCCAATTGATGTTCCTGGTGCAGCGAGGGAACAGCAAAAGAATAATGAGGAGTGTAAGAAGCAGGAAGAAAAGAGCAAATTGGCAGACAAGATTAGAGTTTTTGAGAAAGCTGCTGCAGGTGGGGAGGGAAGGTCAGCTAAACCTGTGTCTGCTGTTAACAAGTACCCAAGCAAACTTCATGAGAAACTAGCAGCGCTAGAAGGAAGGGTTCAGAAGATTGCTACTGATATCAAGAAAACCAAAGAAATGCTTGATGAGAACAACCCGGACGAGCCAAAGCAGATCCTGTCAAATATTCAGAAGGAAATCAATGCCATTGAGAAGGCGATTTCTCATGTCAAGGATGATAATAAGATACAGCTAGGTACTGCAGATAGCAGTGAATGTGAGAGTTCCCATGCTGAAAGCGCTGCAAAATGTACTGTTGCGAAGCCAGGTGGCCTGAAGCATGCTGGAAAAGGGCTGAATACTGATGaactggaggcaaggttttttcCACATCACAAATTGTTGAGGGATCGTAAATCTTCAACATCTACTCACCATGATTCATCTGCGGATACAAAGAGGGTTATTCCTGGAACAACAGGACCTGCTGCCCCTGACCCTGATGATGATGAGAACTGTATAGCCATGGAGTTTCTTGCTTCTTTAGATGGTGAAGAAAATGACTTTTTCAAGGACCGCCGTGCTAAGAAATTGGAAAAGAACAAGATATATGAAGTAGCAGATGCAACCAGCAAGACATCGAGCCAAGGTAGCTCAAAGAATCCAGTTGGTCCCAATCACAAGGAGGAGATTGAATTGCTTGCTAAAGAGAAACTAGATGAGTTTGATGAGCAAGAAAACAAGCCCTCCATGATGGTTCAGGAGGAAACAGAGGAGTCTTGCAGTGATCAGTTATCAGGTATAGGAAACAAGTCTTCTACGGGTGGATGGTTTGTTTCGGAGGGGGAAGCTGTTCTTCTAGCTCATGGTGATGGCACATGCTCCTATTATGATATTGCAAACCATGAGGTATTTGGTTGTTTACTGCttttgtttgttcttttttttatggaCAGTTAGTTGGGTAACCTGAGTGCTGACTGCATTTAGCTGTATTGGTGCAGTTCAAATCTGAGTACAAGCCTCCCAGCATGGTATCGAATAATACGTGGGGCGATTGCTGGTTGATTCGCGCCCCAGGTGTAGATGGATGTTCTGGTAGATATGTGGTTGCTGCATCTGCTGGCAATGCATTGGAGCCTGGGTTTTGCAGCTGGGATTACTATACCAGAGAAGTAAAAGCATTTCATATTGAGGAGGAGGCTTCTCATgatcctgctccaccaccccgGGCTGTTCTTGGACCTCTCTCTAATTTAGGTTCATCAAGATCTAGCTCTGCGTTGTCAAATGGAGAAACACAACAATGGTGGTATAAACCTTGTGGACCTCTCCTGCTTTCTACTGCTAGCAAGCAAAGGATGGTCACAGCTTACGATATCCGTGATGGTGATGTAGTGATGAAATGGGAAGTTAGCAGTCCAGTAATGGGAATGGAATACTCGAGCCCGCTACAATGGCGTAGCAGGGGAAAAGTAGTAATTGCAGGGATCGAGTCAATAGGGTTGTGGGATGTGAATTCGCTTAACCCACAACCCTTGCTGTCTGTTGCTTCTTCTGGTAAGAAAGTGTACTGCCTTCATGTGAATAACACTGATGCTGAGGTGGGCGGGGGAGTGCGTCAAAGGTAATTAGTAAATCTTACATCACGCACATGTAAATTTCCCAGTATTAGTTGTACTTAAGACCCAGCCAAGTTTACCTCAGCTTACGCTATTGAAACCAAATAATTTCCTGTTTCTTAGTAATCAACAGCAGCAATTATCTTGGCCTGCTGTGATGAAATATCTGAAAGAGATTTACGAAAATCCCTTCTATGACATCCGCCTTAGTAAAATCATTTAAGACCTGCTTGTGGTTTTTTTGCAGGGTTAGTTCATCTGAGGTGGAAGGAAATGATGGTGTTTTCAGTACGCATGAAAGTGTTAATGTATTCGATTTTCGTGTACCTGCTGGCATTGGTCTTAAAATAGCAAGACATGGTGGTACGGCAAACTCAATCTTCTCACGTGGAGATTCAGTATTTATTGGTAGCACAGAAGGACGGCTGCAAATAAAAGGTGGTTTGAGGTCACGAGTTCAGCAATACTCTTTGAGAAAGGGGAAGCTTGTTGCAACCTATGAGTTACCAGAATTCAATGCTCATTTCCATCATTCTGCGATAACTCAAGTATGGGGCAACTCGAACCTTGTCTTGGCTGCTTGCGGTATGGGGCTGTTTGCCTTTGACACATTTAAGGAAGACATACAGCCAACTTATAGCTTTGACCGTGGAAACACCATTGGAGTGAGAGAAGCTATTGGCCCTGATGATTTGTACTGTCCTACATTTGATTACTCATCATCAAGGGTTCTTCTTGTCTCAAGAGACCGACCAGCGCAGTGGAGGTACTTGTCGTAGCTATCTATTTATCGTTTATTTGTGTGCAATGTGTGTCATGTAATATATGTACTTTATTTATGGTTCACTTCTGGTGTCATCTGCTGTGTCAAGCATCTTGCTTTCACAGTTTCACTGTACTAGCAATATTATCTTGTTTTCACTCCTGTGCGTTCTCAGTCTGCCGTGCCTTCGTTTTATCTTGTCTTGCATGTTTTTATGTTTGTCCTGATCACTCAGTTGTAACTCGCACGTATGGAACATTGTTAAAATTATGTTTGATGCCCTGGAGCTTACAATTCCATGCAATATTTTTCTGGCATGAATTCGATAAATACATAACTTAGTTATCAACAAAGATCTTGTTAGCTGATTAACACACAACACTCTTCAATCGACCAATAAGGAATCCACCCAATCTTTCCTGACCACAGTGCCTCATGTTTATGTGCCCTGGCACCCTCATTACAATGCACCATCTGAGCTTATTCCATCTTAAATCTGCAATGTCATGGTCTTGTGCAGTTATGCTTTCTGATTACTTTATTATCCCTTAGACACCAATTGTAGCGCAAGCATTAGCTGGGGTAGTGTATTCGTTCCTGGATCTCTTCCCCTAAATTCCCTTCATGTTGGGAGCATGCCAACAAGTTCTTAACTTTGTCTTTATCAGTCAGTTTCAAGTTCACGGAATGGTAATGGGACAGTCTTCACTGCTCTGAACTTTCCAGCGTTGTTCAAGTGTTCATTCTCCAGCCTGCAATCCGATCAAGCATACAGCTGGTTATAACTGAACATACTAAATTGGAACGAAGCTTGCACCTCTCCGTTTTTCAATTACCTGTAGAAGTTCCAATGTCCTCGTCGTATAATTTCCAGTGAAGCGAGTGAGAAATCAAGCAAGCGGGACTCCACCCGACCAAGTTTGAGTTTCATTACACTCTGGGCCCAGGCTAGACGCAGCGCAAGGTTGAGCATCTGTGTTGTAAGGGTGTTAGTGCTACTGAACTTGGGATTCCCTAAATCAGCTGTAGTATTTAAAATTAGGTGAACAAGGTACAGTACCATGGAAACATAGTAGATCGACTTATTCTTCAGGATGAGCTGATCCCGGAGCCATAAGTTCTTGGATTTGGGGTTTAAGAAGCCCCAGTCCATGACAAAGTCCCAGTAGAGCTGGTAAATGGTGGCGCCTGAGGATGAAATGACGACCATCCACATCCAGAGTGGTGTTGGAGTTGCAGCGTACTTGAACctcacagcagcagcaaccatcGCTGATACATACTTGCCAGCATTAGCAAGTTGGTTGATATCATGACCTTCTTCCAGGTACCTCCTTAGACACTATAAGAGGCATCATCACACCATTTAGTTTGAATTAATCTTAAAAAAATTGCCAATTGCAGAATTTTACATTGCTCGCATTCAGCTTTGATTTGTACCTGCATTGCTCTCCAGTAGTAAGGTAGGAAGGAAATCACATAGGCCAGGTGTGTGTATTGTGGGCTGCTGGTGCAGGTCTCATATGCCTGATTCCTAAAGGTCCCAGCCATGAAGTAGCATGCTGCGAATTCCATGTGTCTTAGTAGTGGGATCTGGAAGATAGAACCAGTTAGACTCGTAAGAATCTGCACCGTAAGGCTCAATGAGACTGTAGCATAAGGTTCAGAATTTACCTGGCTCGTTAGCTGGTCAGCCATGAAGAAATCAGCCATCAGAACCTGCATTGCAAGGCAACCTGCTCATGAGATGGATAGTTCCAACTGTCTGCGAAGTGAGGAAAATAATTCTGAGGCCCTTACCTTGTAGAATGGCGAGAATATGATGTTGCGCATGACGCGCATGAAGCAGTAGCGCGTCGAGCGGTAGAATATGTTGAATGGGCAGAACAGAACCCCTGTTGACAGCTGAAACATACATAGGGGGTGGAGAGCTCAAGTCAATACATGTTTGTGGCAGAACAGCACTTATTCTTTCCCCCCATGGCTTGTGTTTCTTACCAGTAGGAGTGCACCGGGCAATGCGTCGGTGTAGGTTGCGCCGGCGTTCCTGAGGAACAGGTTGATAACGAGCGACAAGACGACGGTGCACATGATGGAGGCTGACATGAGGAAGGCATCCCTGTGCGTCAGGGCGGTGTTGGAGGCAAAATCGAAGATGAAGTTGTGGTTGATCCTGGTGCTCTTCCACATGAAGAGGTTGCAGCCGTACAGGAAGACGTGCAGGCTGATGAGTGCAAACATGCTGCAGAAGCACAGGCCGAAACTATGTTACTTAAGGTAAAAAATTACATCCTTGCTTTATAATAAAGCCGTGAAGTATGGTATCCGAAAGTTATCATCCATGCATGATCAGAAGAAGCCTGTGAAGTTAGCTTCATAACTGACCTGAAAACATGGTAGACTATGTCCATGTAGGCTGGGCTTCCGGTAGAAGAGAAAATGCCGGCGACATGGGCTAGAACTGAATATATGATGAATAGCGACACGAATGTGCCTGTGAACAGGCCTGAAAGCACAAGAAACAGCGAGTTCAGGATACATTTGGGGTCTGAAATTATGAAGACGATCGATTCTATCTTTGAGGCTACTCGCCTACGAGGAATGTGATCATATGGGTGTTCCTGGGCTGCTGCGGCTTGAGATACTTCATGGCCACCTTCCTGTCGTTGCCGGCGAAATGCCTCAAGAAGATGCACTCCACCTCGTCGGCGAGCTGAAGCACCTGCTCCACCAGGGTTATTCCTTCTTCAGTTAGTTTTCTTCAGATGAGTGTAGCCTGTAGTGTGCTCGTCAGATGGGATGCAGACGATTATACCTTGTCGGAGCTGCTGAACGGCGACCTCTTCACCTTCTCTGAAAACAAGTCAGTGGCTCGCTGCTGCTCTGACACCTGGAATGCAGAGCATTTCTCGTCAGGTGGCGAAACAACAGTCTATATCTGAATTCTTCGTACAAATCATACCGAGCTACTAAACTATGATAATTTAAGATTTAGACAAAATGTTTTGTGCTTATAAAACTTTCAATAGTTTTCTCCCTAATAATACATGTATTTGGGttatttacaaaaaaaattgcCTATATTCCTCTGCATGTTTCGAGTGTACCATTTCGCT
Proteins encoded in this window:
- the LOC117841499 gene encoding KIN14B-interacting protein At4g14310 yields the protein MSSRLKDRGGGGAKAAASRPLTPKPFSISSSARRTTAAAAGKENSASKPAKPTSAVRWSTSSLPRASRIQSSVESSKLVSTLRAPVLPGRASIGKDPVPDAGLRRSVSGGIRSSSVEKGRRSVSAVGSRASEARRGSGGVGSDEISRRREGVDAKSKGLDGISRRRDDLDAKAKQTGEIDRKRDSFDAKAKQVSGKRDGFGAHVAKQRDEIKGKTEICGANMKRQSEEIGGRREGSDSKAKAGEEISGRKEGLNIKLVKEIPGENADSGEASSNAADFSATQKDDEEGNGSVIPVFTVHVVDPIDVPGAAREQQKNNEECKKQEEKSKLADKIRVFEKAAAGGEGRSAKPVSAVNKYPSKLHEKLAALEGRVQKIATDIKKTKEMLDENNPDEPKQILSNIQKEINAIEKAISHVKDDNKIQLGTADSSECESSHAESAAKCTVAKPGGLKHAGKGLNTDELEARFFPHHKLLRDRKSSTSTHHDSSADTKRVIPGTTGPAAPDPDDDENCIAMEFLASLDGEENDFFKDRRAKKLEKNKIYEVADATSKTSSQGSSKNPVGPNHKEEIELLAKEKLDEFDEQENKPSMMVQEETEESCSDQLSGIGNKSSTGGWFVSEGEAVLLAHGDGTCSYYDIANHEFKSEYKPPSMVSNNTWGDCWLIRAPGVDGCSGRYVVAASAGNALEPGFCSWDYYTREVKAFHIEEEASHDPAPPPRAVLGPLSNLGSSRSSSALSNGETQQWWYKPCGPLLLSTASKQRMVTAYDIRDGDVVMKWEVSSPVMGMEYSSPLQWRSRGKVVIAGIESIGLWDVNSLNPQPLLSVASSGKKVYCLHVNNTDAEVGGGVRQRVSSSEVEGNDGVFSTHESVNVFDFRVPAGIGLKIARHGGTANSIFSRGDSVFIGSTEGRLQIKGGLRSRVQQYSLRKGKLVATYELPEFNAHFHHSAITQVWGNSNLVLAACGMGLFAFDTFKEDIQPTYSFDRGNTIGVREAIGPDDLYCPTFDYSSSRVLLVSRDRPAQWRYLS
- the LOC117841500 gene encoding phosphate transporter PHO1-2 — protein: MVKFSREYEASIIPEWKAAFVDYKCLKKLIKRIKVARRDAGPPPPLLAGGTTTTGYGFSVLDPVRALTARFARSTAASPEGEEESLESDSGELVRATDKHEQEFLEQADEELEKVNKFYASQEGELLARGDALIEQLRILADVKRILADHVAASRRGGPAGRRALGRAASMPPPSHSPSVNGSSGRHLLSGLASPQSMSDGSVELQQARVAEGAAVAEEVMAALERNGVSFVGGGLAKAKKDGSGKQLMGRGALLQLPATVRIDIPPTSPGRAALKVWEELVNVLRKDGADPAAAFVHRKKVQHAEKNIRDAFLALYRGLELLKKFSSLNVKAFTKILKKFVKVSEQQRATDLFSEKVKRSPFSSSDKVLQLADEVECIFLRHFAGNDRKVAMKYLKPQQPRNTHMITFLVGLFTGTFVSLFIIYSVLAHVAGIFSSTGSPAYMDIVYHVFSMFALISLHVFLYGCNLFMWKSTRINHNFIFDFASNTALTHRDAFLMSASIMCTVVLSLVINLFLRNAGATYTDALPGALLLLSTGVLFCPFNIFYRSTRYCFMRVMRNIIFSPFYKVLMADFFMADQLTSQIPLLRHMEFAACYFMAGTFRNQAYETCTSSPQYTHLAYVISFLPYYWRAMQCLRRYLEEGHDINQLANAGKYVSAMVAAAVRFKYAATPTPLWMWMVVISSSGATIYQLYWDFVMDWGFLNPKSKNLWLRDQLILKNKSIYYVSMMLNLALRLAWAQSVMKLKLGRVESRLLDFSLASLEIIRRGHWNFYRLENEHLNNAGKFRAVKTVPLPFRELETD